The following are encoded together in the Sinorhizobium terangae genome:
- a CDS encoding zinc-dependent alcohol dehydrogenase family protein: MRAMVLERIGEPLKGVERPLPEPLAGEIRLRVEACAVCRTDLHVVDGDLPRPKLPLVPGHEIVGIIEAVGSGVDPARIGRRAGVPWLGHTCQHCLYCRSGAENLCDDPLFTGYTRDGGFATDVIADADYAFDLDRDGDPVALAPLLCAGLIGWRSLKRAGDGKRIGIYGFGAAAHIIAQICVWQGRQVYAFTRPDDVPAQRFALDLGALWAGGSHEPPPEPLDAAIIFAPVGNLVPAALKAVRKGGRVVCGGIHMSDIPAMPYAVLWGERELVSVANLTRRDGREFFAIAAEAGVKTHTIVYPLDEANRALADLRAGGLSGAAVLVP, encoded by the coding sequence ATGCGCGCGATGGTCCTTGAAAGGATCGGTGAACCATTGAAAGGGGTGGAGCGGCCGCTCCCGGAGCCGCTTGCCGGCGAGATCCGCCTGCGCGTCGAGGCCTGCGCCGTCTGCCGCACCGATCTGCACGTGGTCGACGGCGACCTCCCGCGGCCGAAACTGCCGCTCGTTCCGGGCCACGAGATCGTCGGCATCATCGAAGCGGTAGGCTCCGGCGTCGATCCGGCGCGCATCGGCCGGCGCGCCGGGGTCCCCTGGCTCGGCCATACCTGCCAGCACTGCCTCTACTGCCGGTCGGGCGCAGAAAACCTTTGCGACGATCCGCTGTTCACCGGCTATACCCGCGACGGTGGCTTCGCCACCGATGTCATTGCGGATGCCGACTATGCTTTCGATCTCGATCGCGACGGCGATCCCGTGGCGCTTGCGCCCCTCCTCTGCGCCGGGCTCATCGGCTGGCGGTCACTAAAACGCGCCGGCGACGGCAAGAGGATCGGGATCTATGGCTTTGGCGCCGCCGCGCATATCATCGCCCAGATCTGCGTCTGGCAGGGCCGGCAGGTCTACGCCTTCACCCGCCCGGACGATGTGCCGGCACAGCGCTTCGCCCTCGACCTTGGCGCGCTCTGGGCCGGCGGTTCGCACGAGCCGCCGCCGGAGCCGCTCGACGCTGCGATCATCTTCGCGCCGGTCGGAAATCTCGTGCCTGCAGCACTGAAAGCAGTGCGCAAGGGCGGGCGGGTGGTGTGCGGCGGCATCCACATGAGCGATATTCCCGCTATGCCCTATGCCGTGCTTTGGGGCGAACGCGAACTGGTTTCGGTCGCCAACCTCACGCGCCGGGATGGCCGCGAGTTTTTTGCCATCGCGGCGGAAGCAGGTGTCAAGACGCACACGATCGTCTATCCGCTTGATGAGGCCAACCGTGCCCTTGCCGACCTTCGCGCCGGTGGGCTGAGCGGCGCAGCCGTACTCGTTCCCTAA
- a CDS encoding NUDIX domain-containing protein: protein MPKRSAGILLYKYDGEGILVLLVHPGGPFWSNRDAGAWSIPKGEYDSDEEPEAAARREFLEETGVAMNGTLVNLGELRQKGGKFVTAFAGESDLDITDIRSNMFEMEWPPHSGQTQAFPEVDRAGWFSLPEAREKINASQRAFLDRLEASLSPK from the coding sequence ATGCCGAAAAGAAGCGCAGGCATCCTGCTCTACAAATACGACGGCGAGGGAATTCTCGTCCTCTTGGTTCACCCCGGCGGTCCCTTCTGGAGCAACAGGGATGCTGGGGCGTGGTCGATCCCAAAGGGGGAATATGACTCGGATGAAGAGCCAGAGGCTGCTGCGCGGCGCGAGTTCCTTGAGGAAACCGGCGTCGCGATGAACGGGACCTTGGTGAACCTTGGCGAGCTGCGGCAGAAAGGCGGGAAGTTCGTCACCGCCTTCGCCGGCGAGAGCGATCTCGACATCACCGATATCCGCAGCAATATGTTCGAAATGGAATGGCCGCCACACAGCGGCCAGACACAGGCCTTTCCAGAAGTCGATCGCGCCGGATGGTTCAGCCTGCCGGAAGCGCGGGAGAAAATAAACGCGTCCCAG
- a CDS encoding TetR/AcrR family transcriptional regulator, translating to MAERQGNGRKNDPQRTQEDILAVATEEFSTHGLAGARVDAIAERTRTSKRMIYYYFGSKEGLYLAVLERSYRRIRTLEADLELANLPPEKALRTLIETTFDHDEANPDFVRLVSIENIHHAAHMLRSEAIRELNVSVIQMIEAIIARGLADGTFRRKADPIDVHMLISAFCFFRVSNRYTFGTIFRRDLSEKATIERHRSMIADAVISYLKSEGGPASTRPT from the coding sequence ATGGCGGAGCGGCAGGGGAATGGCAGAAAGAACGATCCGCAAAGGACGCAGGAGGATATCCTTGCGGTAGCGACGGAAGAGTTTTCGACGCATGGGCTGGCCGGTGCCAGGGTGGATGCGATCGCTGAGCGCACGCGCACCTCGAAGCGGATGATCTATTACTATTTCGGCAGCAAGGAGGGGCTCTATCTCGCCGTGCTCGAGCGCTCCTATCGCAGGATCCGCACGCTCGAAGCCGATCTCGAACTCGCCAACCTGCCGCCGGAAAAGGCGCTGAGGACCTTGATCGAAACAACCTTCGATCACGATGAGGCCAATCCGGATTTCGTCCGTCTGGTCAGCATCGAGAACATCCACCACGCGGCGCATATGCTGCGTTCGGAGGCGATCCGTGAGCTCAATGTCTCGGTCATTCAGATGATCGAGGCGATCATCGCGCGCGGTCTCGCCGACGGCACCTTTCGCCGCAAGGCCGATCCGATCGATGTTCACATGCTGATCAGCGCCTTCTGCTTCTTCCGTGTGTCGAACCGCTATACGTTCGGCACGATCTTCCGCCGGGATCTCTCGGAAAAGGCGACAATCGAACGACACCGCTCGATGATCGCGGATGCGGTCATCAGCTACCTGAAATCGGAAGGCGGGCCTGCGTCCACCCGGCCCACTTAG